The Morganella morganii sequence AGTGCTGATATTCATCCGCCAGAACACAAACCCTTTCAGCGGCAGAATCGCCGAGAACACCAGTGCCAGAATCGAGCCGCCCACCGTCTGCGCCGAACGGATCAGCGCAGAGTCCATATCCCCGACCGGTGCGGTGGCAACGATACTGATGGTCATCCCGATCAGCATCCCGACATACATGTTTTTACCCAGCGCGATCAAGCCGCAGACAAACATCGCAATAGTCGCCAGCGCCAGCATCAGCGGGAAAGAGTGGGTTTCCGTGTACAGCAGCAACATCCCGATCAGTGAGCCGATAACAGTACCAAGGGTGCGCTGCATCGAGCGGATCAGCACATTTCCCCAGTACGGCATCGGCATCAGGATAGAGATAAGTGTCATAATGATATAATCGAGCTTATCGCTGTGTAATTCCCGGAACACCAGAAACGTCAGTGTAAATGCCAGCGCAATGCGGATGCCGTGCAGCTGTTTAAACCGGGAATAGAAAAATGACTGAGCCCGGGAGATCCCGTGGCTCAGATTTATTTTTTTTTTCTTTATGCTTCACAACCGGCCCTGCTTATGGCGCTTTGGCTAATAAGATGTCAGCCATAACGCTGTTATTGATGCTTTCACCGCACAGCATTTTCATCAGCACTTCACTGCCGAGCTGTGACAGGGAGAAGGTCATATCCGCATGCAGCAGGCGCATTTTGTCGCGGTTCTCTTCCTGATTCACCACAGTCACGGTTTTCACGCCTTCACCGGCCAGCTGTTTCACCGCCAGCAGCGCAAAGGTGTTATCCGCATCATTATCACTGATAGCCATCACACAGCGGGCATCTTTGACATTAGCTTCATTCAGGGTCACGGCATCCGCACTGTCACCGGCCACGGTCACGGTGCCGTCAGGGAAGTGCTTTTTGTCCTCATCAGAACAGATCACCACCACCTGCAAACCGCGTTTTTTCAGTCCTTTATAGATATTGACCGCCAGCGGATTCGCGCCGATAACAACATAATGCTCTTTCATGTGTAACAACCTCTTTTTGACAATCTCGCGTGTGCCGCGCAGGACGACACCCACAATGTACACAATGGATGTGGTGAAAATCGTGATACCGAACACCACCACCGTCAGGGTAAACATCCGCGCTTCCACGCTGATCGGGATGATGTCCCCGAAACCGACCGTGGTCATACAGACCAGGGCAAAGTAGAAGGCCGCTGAGATATCCGTGACATGCGGCTGGAACTCATTGCCGAGATACAGGGTGCCGAAGACGGAATAGACCACCAGCAGGATAATACTGCTGACCGCCACCACGCCGGCACTGGTCAGGCTGTGATGCGGGAACTGCCGCCACAGGCAGCCGGACGCAATCAGCAGCGCCAGCGAGAATAACCCCTGCAGTGAGTATTCCCGGGCCAGCCCCAGATCCATCAGTACCATCGTGAGCAGGATAAACAGGGAGAACAGCCAGGCGATGCGTGCGCCGGTCAGCATCAGCAGCGCCAGCAGTGCCAGCAGTAACCCCAGCATAAAGCGGGGAATATCCAGCAGTTTTATAAACCCGAGCGACTGTAACCACGCGGTGAAACCGCCGTCCTGCCAGGCAATATCTCCGGTATAGGAAAACAGAACCGGCGACAGGATCATCACCCCGTCAATAAACAGCAGCACCGACAGGATCACCCGCAGACTCAGTAATTTATGTAACCCTGTCTTCAGTAGATTACTCTGCATATTTCTCCCCTTTTACTGACGGTGTTCCGGCATGATGTCCTGATTCGGCACCAGGAACAGCCAGGAGGCCAGAACAAACGGCATGGTCAGTGTCGGAATGCCGAACGGCGAGACCACCACATCCAGCGCGCCCTGGACAAACACCGTAAAAATCACACCCACAACGGTATACACCAGCACTTTGAAACTCGGTTTATTAAATGTGGAACCCAGCGCGATCGCAGTTAACACGGCGCTGAATGAATACAGCCCGGTATGCACACTACCGAAGTCTGCTTTCAGGAAAGATGCCACACCAAAAGCCAGCAGTGAGCCAAAGACCGCAAAGACCGCCGCCCACACAGAACTGACTGCCAGACCGATCACAAACAGGATCCCCACGGTAATGCTGCTCAGCAGAAAGACCTCTGACACACCACGAAAAATATCCGGGATCAGATCGGAATACGGGATCCCGGCGATCGGTGCCACATACTGATCCGGCAGTGCCGGCCCCGGCAGACTGACGCCTTTGATACCGAAGAAACTGTAACTGGCCAGCAGGATAGTCCAGGTCACCAGCACGAAAGGCGCGGTCAGCGCAGCAACTTTCCAGTTTTTCAGGAAATCGGTCAGTGAGATGGTGGCGATCACCGCCACGATACTGCCGAGCACAATGGCCGCCCACATAAACGGTGTGTTATCCAGGAAGGTCGGCAACGCCACACCGACCAGACAGCCGTTATAGCCGTACAGCCCGGCACGCAGTGAGGTGACATCCATTTTGCTGACATACGCCGTCAGCGTGGACACCACGGTACCGAGCAGACAGCCCCAGCCGACCGCCGGAATACCTTCACTGTATGCACCGGTAAAAATAGCGGCGAAAAAGAACAGCCCGGTCAGCGGGTTGTTCTGAAACATCACCTGCGCACAACCACGCAGCGTGATATCAATAAAATGTATGACAGGATTGGATCCGGCCAGTTTATTCCAGCCGTTCTGACTGACTGTTGAAGTTGCCATCGTCTTTCCCCTGAAGGTAAACCGGACAAAGGGACTGATTATGCTGATAATAACCAGTCCC is a genomic window containing:
- a CDS encoding NAD-binding protein, with product MQSNLLKTGLHKLLSLRVILSVLLFIDGVMILSPVLFSYTGDIAWQDGGFTAWLQSLGFIKLLDIPRFMLGLLLALLALLMLTGARIAWLFSLFILLTMVLMDLGLAREYSLQGLFSLALLIASGCLWRQFPHHSLTSAGVVAVSSIILLVVYSVFGTLYLGNEFQPHVTDISAAFYFALVCMTTVGFGDIIPISVEARMFTLTVVVFGITIFTTSIVYIVGVVLRGTREIVKKRLLHMKEHYVVIGANPLAVNIYKGLKKRGLQVVVICSDEDKKHFPDGTVTVAGDSADAVTLNEANVKDARCVMAISDNDADNTFALLAVKQLAGEGVKTVTVVNQEENRDKMRLLHADMTFSLSQLGSEVLMKMLCGESINNSVMADILLAKAP
- the yut gene encoding urea transporter translates to MATSTVSQNGWNKLAGSNPVIHFIDITLRGCAQVMFQNNPLTGLFFFAAIFTGAYSEGIPAVGWGCLLGTVVSTLTAYVSKMDVTSLRAGLYGYNGCLVGVALPTFLDNTPFMWAAIVLGSIVAVIATISLTDFLKNWKVAALTAPFVLVTWTILLASYSFFGIKGVSLPGPALPDQYVAPIAGIPYSDLIPDIFRGVSEVFLLSSITVGILFVIGLAVSSVWAAVFAVFGSLLAFGVASFLKADFGSVHTGLYSFSAVLTAIALGSTFNKPSFKVLVYTVVGVIFTVFVQGALDVVVSPFGIPTLTMPFVLASWLFLVPNQDIMPEHRQ